One segment of Pyrococcus sp. ST04 DNA contains the following:
- a CDS encoding TldD/PmbA family protein: MDRLEKALKWAEENLKAEYIELRYENLQKTTLNLKDGIFVSFTEKLNRGVAIRVLANGAWGFSSTSNLDKLEESIKEAYKLAKSAAESKKEKIKLAEIKPVEDFVKSNMKIKPKEVDIEEKVNHLRELEKLLKEDEAVKSVNIRYEDGGGQKILLTNEGTKIEWDYNYLYQGVYVTGKKEGKLAMARDSIGAVDYGWELMTDREPNEKVKERLLRKLHAQLNGVAPKRGEWPIVAGPIVVGIIAHEALGHLAEADLTINSPFKDLLGKQIAPEYVTMSERWVDGGFGNDKYDDEGVPVKDIHIIENGILKEIMLNREYAAKWNMEPNGHARAESYRYPPIIRMRNTIFEPGDWSFEEMIEDIKFGYYVVDFRGGQAQLNSAFQVGVQEGYVIRNGEIAEPIRDTSITGVAIEALKKITAVGKDFGLEVGFCGKGQTAFVSSGGPHMRFDGGILIG; encoded by the coding sequence ATTGATAGGTTAGAAAAAGCCCTCAAGTGGGCTGAGGAAAATTTGAAAGCAGAATACATAGAGCTCCGATATGAAAACTTGCAAAAGACAACACTAAACCTCAAGGATGGAATTTTTGTAAGCTTTACTGAAAAGCTTAACAGGGGAGTAGCAATTAGAGTTCTAGCAAATGGGGCATGGGGATTCTCCTCAACAAGTAACTTGGACAAGCTAGAAGAGTCCATAAAGGAGGCATATAAACTTGCAAAATCCGCCGCAGAAAGCAAGAAAGAGAAAATAAAACTCGCCGAGATAAAGCCTGTGGAAGACTTCGTAAAAAGCAATATGAAAATCAAACCCAAGGAAGTTGACATCGAAGAAAAAGTTAACCACTTGAGAGAGCTTGAAAAGCTACTCAAAGAGGACGAAGCCGTGAAAAGCGTTAATATAAGGTATGAAGACGGAGGAGGACAAAAGATACTCCTAACAAATGAGGGAACAAAAATCGAGTGGGACTACAACTATCTCTACCAGGGGGTGTATGTAACAGGGAAAAAGGAAGGGAAACTTGCAATGGCGAGAGACAGCATAGGAGCAGTAGACTATGGATGGGAGCTAATGACAGATAGGGAACCAAACGAAAAAGTAAAAGAAAGACTCCTAAGAAAGCTCCATGCCCAGCTCAATGGAGTAGCACCAAAGCGGGGAGAATGGCCAATAGTTGCAGGGCCAATTGTAGTTGGAATAATAGCCCACGAAGCCCTTGGACACTTAGCAGAGGCAGACCTGACAATAAATTCACCCTTTAAAGACCTTCTAGGGAAACAGATAGCCCCAGAGTACGTAACCATGAGCGAAAGGTGGGTTGATGGAGGATTTGGAAACGACAAATACGATGACGAAGGCGTACCTGTCAAGGATATCCACATAATAGAGAACGGAATCTTGAAGGAAATTATGCTCAACAGAGAGTACGCCGCTAAATGGAATATGGAACCAAATGGCCATGCGAGAGCAGAGAGCTACAGGTATCCACCTATAATAAGGATGAGGAACACGATCTTCGAGCCAGGAGATTGGTCATTTGAGGAGATGATAGAAGACATAAAGTTTGGTTACTATGTAGTTGACTTCCGTGGGGGACAGGCCCAGCTGAATTCTGCCTTCCAGGTTGGAGTTCAGGAAGGATATGTAATAAGAAACGGAGAGATTGCAGAACCAATTAGAGATACATCAATAACAGGAGTAGCGATTGAGGCACTAAAGAAGATAACAGCAGTTGGCAAAGACTTTGGACTTGAGGTGGGATTCTGTGGAAAGGGCCAAACAGCCTTTGTTAGCTCTGGAGGCCCACACATGAGATTTGACGGAGGAATTCTCATCGGGTGA
- a CDS encoding TldD/PmbA family protein — translation MEELIKYGEKFFDELEIVTYKAKDVSVDIELNEISMAATRTDVITIIRGIKDKRIGISIVDTIDKEEVKKAIEQAAKMAKLNNPDEKWVSLPEPGKYREQPEPNEELREVSPDILVEMAIKGIKIAREKDEHVTVAGGSIATSWVETWIGNSHGIDVIQRFGNAYAFFELVGRKEGIVTPGIFEFDAKDNLALDVEGTVEKALQKVQWAYKVKEAKNEEVPIILGPWAIAGLFAYTLFPAFSGERLVKKTTPLADKVGEKIASDVITIYDDPFHELSLAKVIADGEGVPTRRYELINNGEFKGFIWDNYWAKIYGTESTGHGHRDFRGGGVSIGLNTPIIENGKRSLEEIIGEIKHGYFVDGVQGAHSSNPDNGNFAVTANPAYLIEDGEIVGASVFLIAGNIYELLKQASEVSKEQTVMPVMYTVITPYIKFENVKIAGKK, via the coding sequence ATGGAGGAACTCATCAAATATGGAGAGAAATTTTTTGACGAGCTCGAAATCGTGACCTATAAGGCCAAAGACGTTAGTGTCGATATAGAATTAAATGAAATTTCAATGGCAGCAACAAGAACCGATGTTATAACGATAATCAGAGGAATCAAGGATAAGAGGATAGGAATATCAATAGTGGACACGATAGACAAGGAAGAAGTCAAGAAGGCCATAGAACAGGCAGCAAAAATGGCCAAACTCAACAATCCAGATGAAAAGTGGGTATCCCTTCCAGAACCTGGAAAGTACAGAGAACAGCCAGAACCTAATGAAGAACTAAGAGAAGTATCACCCGACATCCTCGTTGAAATGGCAATTAAGGGAATAAAAATAGCTAGAGAAAAGGACGAGCACGTGACAGTAGCGGGAGGCTCAATTGCAACATCCTGGGTCGAGACATGGATAGGTAACTCGCATGGTATTGATGTTATCCAGAGGTTCGGCAATGCCTACGCCTTCTTTGAGCTTGTAGGAAGGAAAGAAGGGATAGTCACCCCAGGAATATTCGAATTCGACGCAAAGGACAACCTCGCTCTTGATGTAGAAGGAACAGTTGAAAAGGCCCTTCAAAAAGTCCAGTGGGCATATAAAGTTAAAGAGGCCAAAAACGAGGAGGTACCCATAATCCTTGGACCCTGGGCGATAGCAGGATTGTTTGCCTATACTCTCTTCCCAGCGTTCAGCGGTGAGAGACTCGTTAAAAAGACCACCCCGCTTGCAGATAAAGTCGGAGAAAAAATAGCCAGTGATGTTATAACTATATACGACGACCCATTCCACGAACTTAGCCTTGCAAAAGTTATAGCAGACGGCGAGGGCGTTCCAACAAGGAGATATGAACTAATAAACAACGGTGAATTCAAGGGCTTCATATGGGACAACTATTGGGCAAAGATATATGGAACTGAAAGCACAGGGCATGGACATAGAGACTTCAGGGGTGGTGGGGTAAGCATAGGACTCAACACGCCAATCATAGAGAATGGAAAGAGAAGCCTTGAAGAGATAATTGGAGAAATAAAACACGGCTATTTCGTAGATGGCGTCCAGGGAGCACATTCAAGCAACCCTGATAACGGAAACTTCGCCGTAACTGCAAACCCTGCCTATCTGATTGAGGATGGAGAAATAGTTGGAGCAAGCGTGTTCCTCATCGCAGGAAATATATATGAGCTGTTAAAGCAAGCAAGCGAGGTAAGTAAGGAACAGACAGTAATGCCAGTCATGTACACCGTGATAACCCCATACATAAAATTCGAGAACGTCAAGATAGCTGGAAAGAAGTGA
- a CDS encoding DUF1699 family protein: MRVEITARNMRELLKKIDDTLNEDVTEVYINLRPTKEVIVRILDNAPNVKVIGCPPSLYPKVSKKVINVLEQMGIKVIPISKGRGRPRKYSQKTIEQINEMLKKGKRPREISKALGIPLRTLYYLISMQQQISSEE, from the coding sequence ATGAGAGTTGAGATAACAGCGAGGAACATGAGGGAGCTTTTAAAGAAAATAGACGATACTCTGAATGAGGATGTAACCGAGGTTTACATAAACTTAAGGCCAACTAAAGAAGTCATTGTGAGGATTCTTGATAATGCCCCGAATGTAAAGGTAATCGGTTGCCCTCCAAGTTTATATCCCAAGGTGTCTAAGAAGGTGATTAATGTCCTTGAGCAGATGGGAATAAAGGTAATTCCAATTAGTAAAGGCAGGGGAAGGCCAAGGAAGTATTCCCAGAAAACGATAGAGCAAATAAACGAGATGTTAAAGAAGGGGAAGAGGCCGAGGGAAATAAGTAAGGCTCTTGGAATCCCACTAAGAACGCTCTATTATCTCATATCGATGCAACAACAGATAAGTAGTGAAGAATAA
- a CDS encoding DUF530 family protein, which yields MPTTEELIARINKILDDIAIDTPGLFEDLDVPKLFFTFRTRLEMLKELEEELERRVGELGPAPIFKDKKSRDPHLSWIYRKRHYRTLTLERLRSAITAHRMALAILEANYTLKEGKREILPESLKKEKLSKVKAVERDIKLGRIEILPYLAYSGDVLRLLGQRGVEVREHFKFIKSKLREEGTVRKEKFRIEVEYWEDGKLKKEKIDLPVDADIEGELRKRFGKRFRWRVLSYVKTVGVLINNHYTVDNLALAYSTLNPEDGAKMLALDVFKYYFLTSEKERESLTLYPGIRSCIDCHYSLFDLPFKDRADFKVGFGSLLVIRKCEIERMLVKKRSDISRLPNYVLGGVILYGISNFTEEEVASLLEIDEGELREGIRKFVVSGLHKLLFSDVTKFEKFLPKSEKAKKFLELLQG from the coding sequence ATGCCCACAACAGAAGAGCTGATTGCAAGAATAAACAAGATTCTTGATGATATAGCAATAGACACTCCCGGGTTATTTGAGGATCTTGACGTTCCTAAGTTATTTTTTACGTTCAGAACTAGATTGGAAATGCTTAAGGAGTTGGAGGAAGAGTTAGAGCGAAGAGTTGGTGAGTTAGGGCCAGCTCCGATATTTAAGGATAAGAAATCAAGAGATCCTCACCTGTCTTGGATCTATAGGAAAAGACACTACAGGACTTTAACCCTTGAAAGGCTAAGATCTGCAATTACAGCTCATAGAATGGCGTTGGCCATACTTGAGGCAAATTATACCCTTAAAGAAGGTAAGAGAGAAATACTTCCTGAGTCTTTGAAGAAAGAGAAGCTCTCAAAAGTTAAAGCTGTAGAAAGAGATATTAAACTAGGCAGAATTGAAATATTGCCCTATTTGGCTTATTCTGGTGATGTCCTCAGACTACTTGGGCAGAGAGGAGTTGAAGTGAGGGAGCACTTTAAGTTTATCAAAAGCAAACTTAGGGAAGAAGGAACTGTCAGGAAAGAAAAATTCAGGATTGAAGTTGAGTATTGGGAAGATGGGAAGCTAAAGAAAGAAAAGATTGACCTGCCAGTAGATGCTGATATAGAGGGAGAACTTAGGAAGAGGTTTGGCAAACGCTTTAGATGGAGAGTTCTAAGCTATGTGAAAACTGTAGGGGTTTTAATAAACAATCACTACACAGTAGATAACCTTGCCCTAGCTTATTCCACCCTCAATCCAGAAGATGGTGCAAAAATGCTTGCTTTGGATGTGTTTAAGTATTACTTCTTAACATCTGAGAAAGAGAGAGAATCCTTGACACTCTATCCTGGCATAAGGTCGTGCATAGACTGTCACTATTCTCTCTTTGATTTGCCATTTAAGGATAGAGCCGATTTTAAAGTAGGATTCGGTAGCTTACTTGTAATTCGGAAATGTGAGATTGAAAGAATGCTTGTTAAGAAGAGAAGTGACATTTCAAGGCTGCCAAACTATGTACTTGGTGGTGTTATTCTTTATGGAATTTCGAACTTTACTGAAGAGGAAGTTGCCTCTCTTCTAGAGATAGACGAAGGAGAGCTTAGAGAGGGGATAAGAAAGTTTGTTGTTTCCGGTTTGCATAAGCTTCTATTTTCAGACGTCACTAAATTCGAGAAATTCTTACCTAAGAGTGAGAAAGCAAAGAAGTTTCTGGAACTCCTTCAGGGGTGA
- a CDS encoding DNA topoisomerase IV subunit A encodes MKLKRQKPKEKFSYDPQKVLKKLEELANRILEDVKAGKNPYFDVPTRGLNNVYFDEEARLIRMGDKLSKRYFLNVAHARKFMQTLILMAYVKRLVSEGKHASLREAYYANKHTIPGTRENTFEDQSESDPIIEDLERMLGVLREEMHITADRRGYIYGDIVIKDGEDEFNASKLGTGGWAVPGTVEHIQFPEINVDYVLVVETAAMADRLIEEKYPKKERALIVATQGQASRGVRRLIHRLHYEEGLPIIVFTDGDPYGWYIYSTIKQGSINLAYLSEKLATPDAKFVGMTMDDIKEYGLENVTEKLKGIPPDKKGGPTGDYKRIIEELNYPWFQNKEWQRQLKLALKWGVRIEQQALANKSLEFVAKEYLPEKIREGKLLP; translated from the coding sequence TTGAAGCTGAAGCGACAGAAGCCTAAAGAGAAGTTCTCCTATGACCCTCAGAAGGTTTTGAAGAAGTTAGAGGAATTAGCAAATAGGATACTAGAAGATGTTAAGGCAGGTAAGAATCCCTACTTTGACGTCCCTACGAGAGGGTTAAATAACGTCTACTTTGACGAAGAGGCCAGATTAATCAGGATGGGAGATAAGCTTTCAAAGAGGTACTTCCTCAACGTGGCTCATGCTAGAAAATTCATGCAGACCTTAATTCTAATGGCCTACGTTAAGAGGCTAGTTAGTGAGGGCAAGCATGCAAGCTTAAGAGAAGCCTACTATGCAAACAAGCACACGATTCCAGGAACGAGAGAGAACACGTTTGAAGACCAGAGTGAGAGTGATCCCATAATAGAAGACCTTGAGAGAATGCTTGGTGTTTTGAGAGAGGAGATGCACATAACTGCCGATAGAAGGGGATATATCTACGGAGATATAGTTATCAAGGATGGAGAGGACGAGTTCAATGCATCAAAGCTGGGAACTGGTGGATGGGCAGTACCTGGAACAGTTGAACATATACAATTCCCCGAGATTAATGTTGACTACGTCCTGGTTGTAGAGACGGCTGCAATGGCCGATAGGCTGATAGAAGAAAAGTACCCAAAGAAGGAAAGAGCTCTGATTGTTGCAACCCAGGGACAGGCTTCGAGAGGAGTTAGGAGGCTTATTCACAGGCTCCACTACGAAGAAGGCCTCCCGATAATAGTGTTTACTGATGGAGACCCATATGGATGGTACATATATTCGACGATCAAGCAGGGCTCAATCAACTTGGCTTACCTAAGTGAGAAGCTTGCAACTCCAGATGCCAAGTTCGTTGGGATGACAATGGATGACATAAAGGAGTATGGCCTCGAAAACGTTACTGAAAAACTCAAGGGCATACCCCCCGACAAGAAGGGGGGCCCAACTGGGGATTACAAGAGAATAATTGAAGAGCTGAACTATCCATGGTTCCAGAACAAGGAGTGGCAAAGGCAGCTCAAGCTTGCCCTTAAGTGGGGAGTAAGAATAGAACAGCAGGCCCTTGCAAACAAGAGCCTTGAGTTTGTTGCTAAGGAATATCTGCCCGAGAAAATTAGGGAGGGTAAGCTACTTCCGTGA